One stretch of Pomacea canaliculata isolate SZHN2017 linkage group LG11, ASM307304v1, whole genome shotgun sequence DNA includes these proteins:
- the LOC112576262 gene encoding uncharacterized protein LOC112576262, which translates to MWGAGITDLDLQPRVPDLRVEFLTECLTCPPSVLREACERTRISGVGKYTANQSPVPSSGPPVKHLYHRGQGHFVEHPPQECKLCARDIINILIHDLCIQGEHIKIDVTQQEIHTNHQLQPAPIRYSDILIFFESDVDEKTPMVQSLVTEGISVQFINDQNQSAIFRQEKSSVLVANSSLCLGYRRKVVVFVEGDTDSNDITVRWNRLRCWTCCTSQLILVHNIKT; encoded by the exons ATGTGGGGCGCTGGCATCACAGACCTGGACCTCCAACCCAGAGTGCCAGACCTGCGGGTGGAGTTCCTTACCGAATGCTTAACTTGTCCTCCTTCAGTTCTAAGAGAGGCATGTGAGAGGACTCGTATATCCGGGGTGGGAAAGTACACTGCAAACCAGTCTCCTGTACCCAGCAGTGGTCCACCAGTCAAGCACTTGTATCATCGAGGTCAAGGACATTTTGTGGAACATCCCCCACAAGAGTGCAAACTTTGCGCAAGAGACataatcaacattttaattcacGATCTCTGCATCCAAG gtGAACACATCAAAATAGATGTAACCCAACAAGAGATACACACCAATCACCAACTGCAACCTGCTCCTATTCGATACAGTGAcatcttaattttctttgaaagtgaTGTCGACGAAAAGACTCCAATGGTGCAGTCTCTCGTGACTGAAGGTATTTCAGTTCAATTTATTAACGACCAGAATCAGTCTGCCATATTCAGGCAAGAAAAAAGCTCGGTTTTGGTGGCAAATTCCAGCCTCTGTCTGGGATATAGAAGAaaggtggtggtgtttgtggaGGGCGATACAGACAGTAACGACATCACTGTCAGATGGAACAGGTTGAGATGCTGGACTTGCTGCACTTCACAGCTGATCCTGGTGCACAATATTAAgacttga